One Euzebya sp. genomic window carries:
- the trxA gene encoding thioredoxin, whose product MSNTPAVTDATWSTEVLEADKPVLIDFWAEWCGPCRMVAPVIDEIATEQSDNLKVVKLNVDENPDTARQYRVMSIPTMLVVSDGVEKKRIVGAKGKAALLGDLAEFL is encoded by the coding sequence GTGAGCAACACCCCCGCCGTCACCGACGCCACCTGGAGCACCGAGGTGCTCGAGGCCGACAAGCCCGTCCTGATCGACTTCTGGGCCGAGTGGTGCGGGCCGTGCCGGATGGTGGCCCCGGTGATCGACGAGATCGCGACCGAGCAGTCCGACAACCTGAAGGTCGTCAAGCTCAACGTCGACGAGAACCCCGACACCGCCCGCCAGTACCGGGTCATGTCGATCCCGACCATGCTCGTCGTCTCCGACGGCGTCGAGAAGAAGCGGATCGTCGGCGCCAAGGGCAAGGCCGCGCTGCTCGGCGACCTGGCCGAGTTCCTCTAG
- a CDS encoding N-acetyltransferase family protein, with amino-acid sequence MRVRELRMEDLDDLPAPCRGCAFWQTTSAARGGLPSDPAAQDAWWQAVQLEWGVPGRAVWDDDRLVAYALFAPTVHLQRSRVLGPPASEDAMVLATVWVDPDHRRAGLARHLFQVVAREAVAHGIEAVEAYGTLVGAGAAHAPGGCVVTGEFLEHLGFRLHRSDLKTPLYRFETRRTATWAKSMSHALAEVVAALSRRERATSRPALESVPSPAAD; translated from the coding sequence ATGCGGGTGCGCGAGCTCCGCATGGAGGACCTCGACGACCTCCCGGCCCCCTGCCGTGGCTGCGCCTTCTGGCAGACCACCTCGGCCGCCCGCGGAGGGCTGCCCAGCGACCCCGCGGCGCAGGACGCCTGGTGGCAGGCCGTCCAGCTCGAGTGGGGCGTCCCCGGCCGGGCGGTGTGGGACGACGACCGCCTCGTCGCCTACGCGCTGTTCGCGCCGACGGTGCACCTCCAGCGGAGCCGCGTCCTCGGGCCCCCCGCGAGCGAGGACGCGATGGTGCTCGCCACGGTCTGGGTCGACCCCGACCACCGCCGGGCGGGGCTGGCCCGCCACCTGTTCCAGGTCGTGGCGCGCGAGGCCGTCGCCCACGGCATCGAGGCGGTCGAGGCCTACGGGACCCTCGTCGGCGCCGGCGCCGCCCACGCGCCCGGCGGGTGCGTCGTCACCGGGGAGTTCCTCGAGCACCTCGGCTTCCGCCTCCACCGGTCGGACCTGAAGACCCCCCTGTACCGCTTCGAGACGCGTCGTACGGCGACGTGGGCCAAGTCCATGAGCCACGCACTGGCCGAGGTGGTCGCGGCGCTCTCGCGGCGCGAGAGGGCCACGTCGCGGCCGGCCCTCGAGTCGGTCCCCTCCCCCGCGGCAGATTGA